The Candidatus Scalindua japonica sequence ATGCCTCGTGCAAGCCGATAACGATCGGAAAACTTCTCTGTCCGTCTTTTTCCTTAAGAACAATTATCTGATGGTCGCTTGTTTCAGATATCATTATCCTTGATAATTCCATATGAACCATCACAGTATTTTCCTCGAAAAATATTGATAATACCACGAAAATTCTAACATACACGGTATCTTTGTCAACATTATTTTAAAATACGGAAAAGCAAATAGAATTAAAACGTGTGTAGGCATTATCCCCCTATTCACCACCTGTACTGCATTGTGTTTGGCATTGATTGTACTTCTATTATCTGGACAATACCTATTGACACTAAATGTGGTGACTGCTATACTTCCACCACTTCATCAATCTTATTTTAACCGATAACCGTAACATTCTAACATAAGTGTATGTTATTAAAATCAATAATTCTGGGACTAATACAGGGGTTGACAGAATTTTTACCGATCAGCAGTTCCGGACATCTCGTAATCGTTGAAAATTTATTAAATATGGAAACCCAGGGTGTTGTTTGGGAGATAGCATTACATTTCAGTACGCTTTTGGCCATATTCGGTGTTTTCTACAAAGATATATTCTCAATCTTAAAAAGCGCTTGCCTGTCCTTCAAAAAACTCTTCTCTGGTGAAAGTATTATTAATATTTTTAATAACGACCCCGATACGCGCATTTTTCTTCTGATAATAATTGGAACAATACCTACCGTCTTAATAGCGTTCTTCTTCAGGAACTCGTTCGAAAGTCTTTTCAACAAACCTGGAGTTGCAGGGTATATGCTAATCTTAACCGGTACGCTACTATGGTTTACCAAGTATAATTTAAGGAGAAAAAGCAATAAAGAACATTTGGGGATTTTTGATGCCTTGATAATTGGAACGGTACAGGGGCTTGCAATAACCCCCGGTATATCACGTTCAGGTTCAACAATAGCAACAGCTACTTACAGGGGAATTGACAGAGAGACATCTGCCAGGTTCTCCTTTCTGTTAGTCATACCTGTGATTCTTGGGGCAATGACAATGATGGCAAAAGAGACCATTACTCTTAAAAGTGATGAAATGTTATTTCTTGTAATCGGAAGTGTTGTTGCCGGCATAACCGGCTACATTTCTTTACGCATCTTAATGAGAATTGTTACGAATGGAAAGTTACATCTTTTCTCTTATTACTGTTGGTCGGTTGGGTTGTTTGTAATCATTTATTTCATATGAATGACTATCTGACACGATCCAGGAATCTACCGAAAAGTTTTCTTTTTATTTTGCCACTTTTAGTGTTTTATGAAATTGGCTTAGTCCTATATGGCACTGAAACAAAAAATACTGCCGGCATTATCGTAAAAAAACCATTTGAGATTTTTGGAGATAACGCAGCCCTGGTATTCAACTCCTTAATTATCATCATCTCCTTCTGCTCGATATTTTATATTGAGAAAAAAAATCACTTGAGTTACAGAATTTTCATTCCTATGTTTTTTGAAAGTGTGGTTTATGGTTTTGCCATTGGGTACGTTACACTGTTTTTTGTACATGGATATTTACCATTTGATATTAGTAACTCATATGTACAAAGTTTCATAAAAGGAATAATTATCTCTTTAGGCGCAGGTATATATGAAGAAATACTCTTTCGGATGCTTCTGTTAAGCGCTCTTTACTTTATAATAATCAAGGCTTTGAGGATCAACCCGATAATAGGTTCTTTTATAAGCATACTAATATGCGCTTTCATTTTTTCTATCATGCATTATATAGGACCATCATCTGATAATTTCTCTATAAGCAGTTTCTCATTTCGTCTGGTTGCCGGGATTATTTTATCTGCTATCTTTGTTTTTAGAGGCTTAGGGATTGCAGTGTATACACATGCAATTTATGATATTCTGGTAATCCAGAAGGCTTATATCATAACATAGACAAACAAACCAGTTAAGCAGTATACCCTAAATAGACCATTCTCTCTCAAAAGCTGCAAAAAATAAATTAAAGAGAGTAAAAGATTAGAAATTTATGTTATAATACCTTGTTTTTACAAATTAACAATTTGATTCGGTATCGTTAAATGGAAAATATAATAGTGGGCATTACAGGGGCCAGTGGTGCAGTTTATGGGCAACGCCTCTTACAGGCTTTGAGTGACAAATCATATCCAATTCATTTAAGTGTATCAGAAGCAGCCATAAAAGTGATTGAGAGTGAATTAAACCTCACTTTAAACCTGGACAAGTTCAATATCAGCAAATTTATTGATAGGGAAAACCACAGCATAACTTATCACCATATATCAGATATTGCAGCATCCATCTCAAGCGGCACATTAAAAACTAAAGCAATGATTATAGTGCCATGCAGCATGAACACGCTCTGTTCAATAGCAAATGGTATTGCGTCAAATCTCATTCAACGCGCGGCAAGTGTTACTTTAAAAGAGGGAAGGAAATTAATTGTCATGCCTCGTGAAACGCCTTTAACGTCAATACATCTTGAAAATATGTTGAAATTGTCAAAAGAGCAAACCTGTATCCTGCCTGCCATGCCAGGATACTATTACCACCCGAAAACTATAGATGATCAGGTTGATTTCATGGTAGGAAAAGTCCTTGACTATCTTGGAATAGAGTATCTACCGTACACTAAAAAGAGTTATGAAGTGTGGAGAAATATCAATTCTGAATTAATGACTACTTAGAAATAACATTATGGATGACAATAAGAAAAAAAGTAGAACAGGCTTCTGGATTTCAACTTCACTGGCAATATTCTTTTTTCTTTGCTGTGTTGTATTATTCATTTCGTTGATAGGACTATTCGTTTTAAAAGGCGCTATTACAACACAGGTTGAAGACAAAAGCACCAAAAAGCTTGCTGAGACTATAATAGGGGGAACGGGCACCGACAAAATTCTTCTTATTCCATTAAAGGGTGTTATTACCGGACAATCATCAAAGAAACTTTTTCAGGAAACGCCCAGTATCGTTGACAGTGTAAAACATCAACTCGAACAAGCACGGAATGATAACAACATAAAAGCGGTCATACTGGAAATTAACAGTCCTGGAGGCGGAATAACAGCAAGCGATATTATTTATAAAGAAATCCTGGAGTTTAAAGAGGAAACAAATAAGAAGGTAATTGTCAGCATGCAGGATGTTGCGGCATCAGGCGCTTATTATATTTCAGCTGCAGCAGACAAAATCATCTCCCATCCCACTACAATTACCGGAAGTATTGGAGTCATCATGCCCCTTATCAATTTTGCCAATCTAGCAGAGAAGTACGGCATTGAAGATAATTCTATAAAATCAGGTGATATGAAGAGTATTGGCTCACCTCTTAATAAAATGTCTGATGCTGAGAAAAAAGTGTTATATGACATTGTAGACGAAATGTATACAAGGTTTGTGAACATTATTGCCGTTGGTAGAAATATGGAAATAGAAGATGTTAGAAAGCTGGCGGATGGAAGAATATATACAGGGAAACAGGCATTGGATAACGGGCTGGTAGACCACTTGGGCTATGTCAATGATGCAATCACTTTAACCAAAGAGATAACAGGTCTAAAAGATGCAAAAATTATAAGATACAAAAGGATGTTTAATCTGGCAGACGTCTTTACTGGTTCAATGGATCGTCTATTGTGTAACCCAACAATCAAGTTTAGTTTAAATGTCTCAACAGAAAATGATTCCCCAGGATTTATGTACTTATGGACAGGGTACCAACAAAACTACCTCTTCAAATGGCCCACATTCAATTGAACGCAACAATTCATATTGTCAAATCATCAAAACGCCAAAATGACAAAAGACTAAGATAACCGATAGATATAGAATTCTGATATCGGAGAATTAATGTTACAAGGCAGAATTATGAAAAATGACACTCTTCACAATAGACAGAAGGAATCTAAACGATCTTCAGGACCAGGACTGATAAAACAGTTGATTGTATTGGCACTGATCCCGGCCCTTATAGTAGGCGGTTTCATGGCAATTCTGCTGTTTGGTGAATTTGATGCGAAAAAAAAGGCTGAACAGATCAAGAGTATCACTGACTATATGGTAGTAGCCAACCAGGTCGTTCACCAGTTACAGAGGGAGTGCGGAATATCTGCCGGATATATTGCCAGTAATGGAAGTAATATGAAAGAGGCGATGAAGAAGCAGAGACGACTTACAGACAAGTATTACACGGTTATGGACAAAGACACAAAATCATTGAATATGGCAAAGCTTGGTTATAAATTTGCCAGACGCGCAAATATCTCATCAAGAAAACTATTGGAACTGCCTTCTATCCGAGAAAAAATTTCTTCATTAACAATCGAAAATAATGAATCCAATGCACACTATTCTGAGATAATAGACGACATCATCGCGACATTTCAAGAGGCAAGCGTTATTATTAAGGACTCTAAACTTTCATTTCCATTTACGGCCTGTATAAATCTCATCATGGCGAAAGAAATGGCAAGCAGTGAAAGGGCAATTTTAACCGGGTTTGCAACAGTAGACAAACCTGTCACTGAGGCAGAAATACATACCTGGATGCAAGCATATAAAGGACAGAATGCTTTACTCGCGGTTTTTAAATATCAGATTACAGAAGAGCAACAGAATGAGTTTCATACAAAAATGAGTGAGTCAAATATAACGGCGGTAAAAAATATGCGTAAACAAATCAGTAAAAATCTTTCAAACGGTAATTTTGGACTGAAACCAGAATCTGTTATTACTGCTACAACCGGACGGATTGATGATCTGAAACAAGTTGAAGATGCTCAACTCCAGGAACTCCTTAAAAAAGCAACAGTATTATCCTCGGAAAAAATAATTTCTGTTATTATTTATTCCGGTTTGACTGGTGGGTCTGCAATCGCAATGTTTGTGCTGTGTTTTCTTATAGCAAGGAGTATAACCAAACCTATAACTACACTTTCAAAAGCAGCAAAAAGTGTCGCGGCAGGAGAACTCAACCACAATATTGAAATAAAATCCGGAAGAGAAATTGAAGAATTAGCGGATAGCTTTAACGATATGATATCCAACTTACGCCTGACGATGAAAAAGAATGACACCCACAACTGGCTCAAAACCGGCCAAATGGAACTGAATGTAAAAATGCGAGGTGAGCAGGATACTGAAACATTGGGCAATAATATCATTGGATTCCTAACCGAATATTTAAACGCACAGATTGGGATATTATATATGTCTGATAAAGATAATCGCCTTAAACTAATAGGTAGTTATGCATACTCCCAACGAAATAGTATTTCGAATGAGTTTATGCCAGGTGAGGGACTGGTGGGTCAGGCGGCAATAGAGAAAAAACATATTCTTTTAACAAATTGTCCTGATGATTCTATCAATATTAACTCTGGCATAGTAGCAGCGACTCCAAAACATATCCTGATTTTTCCATTAATATTCAATAACAAGGTAAGAGGTGTTGTTGAAATCGGATCTTTACACCAATTTCATGATATTTCAATTACCTTACTGGAACAGGTTGCGGAGGGCATTGCTATTGCGTTGAATACTGTTACATCCAGAAATCGTACTGAGATCCTTCTTAAACAGACACAGCAACAGTCAGAAGAACTACTGGCACGTGAAGAGGCTCTACACCAAAGCAATGAGGAACTTGAAAAAAATACCATTGCTTTAAAAGAATCTGAAGTAAGACTGCAGAACCAACAAGAAGAGCTTCGTCAGATCAACGAAGAGCTTGAGGAACAAAAAGAGTATGTAGAAAAAAAGAACAAGGACCTGCAAGATGCAAGAAAGACTATTGAGGAACGAGCCAGGGAACTGGAACAAAGCAGTAAATATAAATCTGAATTCCTTGCCAATATGTCCCATGAACTCAGAACTCCATTAAATAGCATCCTCCTTTTATCAAGGCTCCTTGCTGAAAACAAAGACGGCAGTTTATCAGAGGACCATGTAGAATCAGTTCTATCAATTTATTCATCAGGTAACGACTTACTTGGGCTTATTAACGATGTGCTGGACCTGTCAAAAGTAGAAGCAGGCAAGATGGATCTCCAGATAGAAGATATGTATTTACAGGATTTTTGTAACAATATAAAACGAAATTTTCAGCATACTGCCAAAGAAAAAGGTATCAGCTTGAATATTGAGATCACAGATGGGTTACCGGAGTATATTCGTACTGACGAACTGAGAGTTGAGCAGGTTGTGAAAAACTTCCTTTCTAACGCATTCAAATTTACTTCAGAAGGAAGTGTGTCATTACAAATTAGCCGTACAAATGAATTACAAAAAAGTAAATCAGACCAGATTAAGAGTATTTCATTTTCCGTTATAGATACAGGAATTGGTATTCCGGAAGACAAACAAAAAGTAATCTTTGAAGCATTTAAACAAGCTGATGGCACTACAAGTAGAAAGTATGGTGGAACAGGGCTTGGGTTGTCCATTTCAAAAGAGCTTGCCCACTTGCTTAATGGAAAAATTCAGATGAAAAGTACATGTGGAAAGGGAAGCACCTTTACGCTTTATCTCCCGGAAACATTTGACCCGGAAACTAAAATAATAAAAAAAGACCCAGTATCATCATCAGTAAATATCGAACCAGAAACATACATCAGTAACAGACGGGAAATGCAAGCAAACCGGAAAGAGATAGAGGAAAACATCAAAGATGACAGAAAAACAATTTCAGAAGAAGACAAATCCGTACTTATTATTGAGGACGATCCTGCATTCTTAAAAATCCTGAGGGATTTAACACGTGAACATGGCTTTAAGTGTCTAGTCGCAGGAGATGGGAAAACAGGTCTTCAATTCGTGGATTATTACAAACCCAGTGGTATAATCCTGGACGTAAACCTTCCTGGCATCAACGGATGGACTGTTATGGCAAGGCTGAAAGACAACCCGGAAACCCGTCACATACCTGTTCATTTCATATCCGCATCTGACAATAAGTTCGATGCTATAAAAATGGGAGCAATAGATTACGTGACAAAACCGGTAAGCCCTGAAGTGATTAACCAGGTATTTGCAAAATTTAATAAAATAATATCAAAACCCGTAAAAGACCTCCTTGTCGTAGAAGATAATTCGGAACAGGCAGATATGATATCAAGTATAATTGGCAGTGGAGATGTCAGAGTCACGATTGCCTCAACTGCCGTAGAAGCCTATAACAAAATATTATCCGGTGTGTTTGACTGTATGGTGTTAGACATTAGCCTTCCTGATATGCCGGGTGTAGAATTACTCAATAAGATCAGAACAAATGAAGAACTCTTTCAACTGCCTGTCATTGTTTATACCGGCAAAGAACTTACGAAAAAAGAGAAAAAATTAATAGATGAATTCGCAGCAACAACTATTACTAAGGGAGCAGGTTCTCATCGAAAGCTCCTGGATGAGACGACTCTATTTCTACACCGTGTCGAAGCAAACCTTCCTGAAACACAACAAAAGATACTTCGAAGAATTCATGACAAAGAAGCTATTCTGGCCGGGAAAAAGATACTGGTTGTAGACGATGATATGCGAAATGTTTTCTCAATCAAAAAGGTCCTTGAAGACAAAGACATA is a genomic window containing:
- a CDS encoding UbiX family flavin prenyltransferase, producing MENIIVGITGASGAVYGQRLLQALSDKSYPIHLSVSEAAIKVIESELNLTLNLDKFNISKFIDRENHSITYHHISDIAASISSGTLKTKAMIIVPCSMNTLCSIANGIASNLIQRAASVTLKEGRKLIVMPRETPLTSIHLENMLKLSKEQTCILPAMPGYYYHPKTIDDQVDFMVGKVLDYLGIEYLPYTKKSYEVWRNINSELMTT
- a CDS encoding undecaprenyl-diphosphate phosphatase, producing the protein MLLKSIILGLIQGLTEFLPISSSGHLVIVENLLNMETQGVVWEIALHFSTLLAIFGVFYKDIFSILKSACLSFKKLFSGESIINIFNNDPDTRIFLLIIIGTIPTVLIAFFFRNSFESLFNKPGVAGYMLILTGTLLWFTKYNLRRKSNKEHLGIFDALIIGTVQGLAITPGISRSGSTIATATYRGIDRETSARFSFLLVIPVILGAMTMMAKETITLKSDEMLFLVIGSVVAGITGYISLRILMRIVTNGKLHLFSYYCWSVGLFVIIYFI
- the sppA gene encoding signal peptide peptidase SppA gives rise to the protein MDDNKKKSRTGFWISTSLAIFFFLCCVVLFISLIGLFVLKGAITTQVEDKSTKKLAETIIGGTGTDKILLIPLKGVITGQSSKKLFQETPSIVDSVKHQLEQARNDNNIKAVILEINSPGGGITASDIIYKEILEFKEETNKKVIVSMQDVAASGAYYISAAADKIISHPTTITGSIGVIMPLINFANLAEKYGIEDNSIKSGDMKSIGSPLNKMSDAEKKVLYDIVDEMYTRFVNIIAVGRNMEIEDVRKLADGRIYTGKQALDNGLVDHLGYVNDAITLTKEITGLKDAKIIRYKRMFNLADVFTGSMDRLLCNPTIKFSLNVSTENDSPGFMYLWTGYQQNYLFKWPTFN
- a CDS encoding response regulator, translating into MLQGRIMKNDTLHNRQKESKRSSGPGLIKQLIVLALIPALIVGGFMAILLFGEFDAKKKAEQIKSITDYMVVANQVVHQLQRECGISAGYIASNGSNMKEAMKKQRRLTDKYYTVMDKDTKSLNMAKLGYKFARRANISSRKLLELPSIREKISSLTIENNESNAHYSEIIDDIIATFQEASVIIKDSKLSFPFTACINLIMAKEMASSERAILTGFATVDKPVTEAEIHTWMQAYKGQNALLAVFKYQITEEQQNEFHTKMSESNITAVKNMRKQISKNLSNGNFGLKPESVITATTGRIDDLKQVEDAQLQELLKKATVLSSEKIISVIIYSGLTGGSAIAMFVLCFLIARSITKPITTLSKAAKSVAAGELNHNIEIKSGREIEELADSFNDMISNLRLTMKKNDTHNWLKTGQMELNVKMRGEQDTETLGNNIIGFLTEYLNAQIGILYMSDKDNRLKLIGSYAYSQRNSISNEFMPGEGLVGQAAIEKKHILLTNCPDDSININSGIVAATPKHILIFPLIFNNKVRGVVEIGSLHQFHDISITLLEQVAEGIAIALNTVTSRNRTEILLKQTQQQSEELLAREEALHQSNEELEKNTIALKESEVRLQNQQEELRQINEELEEQKEYVEKKNKDLQDARKTIEERARELEQSSKYKSEFLANMSHELRTPLNSILLLSRLLAENKDGSLSEDHVESVLSIYSSGNDLLGLINDVLDLSKVEAGKMDLQIEDMYLQDFCNNIKRNFQHTAKEKGISLNIEITDGLPEYIRTDELRVEQVVKNFLSNAFKFTSEGSVSLQISRTNELQKSKSDQIKSISFSVIDTGIGIPEDKQKVIFEAFKQADGTTSRKYGGTGLGLSISKELAHLLNGKIQMKSTCGKGSTFTLYLPETFDPETKIIKKDPVSSSVNIEPETYISNRREMQANRKEIEENIKDDRKTISEEDKSVLIIEDDPAFLKILRDLTREHGFKCLVAGDGKTGLQFVDYYKPSGIILDVNLPGINGWTVMARLKDNPETRHIPVHFISASDNKFDAIKMGAIDYVTKPVSPEVINQVFAKFNKIISKPVKDLLVVEDNSEQADMISSIIGSGDVRVTIASTAVEAYNKILSGVFDCMVLDISLPDMPGVELLNKIRTNEELFQLPVIVYTGKELTKKEKKLIDEFAATTITKGAGSHRKLLDETTLFLHRVEANLPETQQKILRRIHDKEAILAGKKILVVDDDMRNVFSIKKVLEDKDIKILIGKNGKEGLTCLNDNPDIHLVLMDIMMPEMNGYTAIKEIRKQERFKNLPVIALTAKAMKGDRAKCIEAGANDYLAKPFDIDRLFSMLRVWLY
- a CDS encoding CPBP family intramembrane glutamic endopeptidase, producing the protein MNDYLTRSRNLPKSFLFILPLLVFYEIGLVLYGTETKNTAGIIVKKPFEIFGDNAALVFNSLIIIISFCSIFYIEKKNHLSYRIFIPMFFESVVYGFAIGYVTLFFVHGYLPFDISNSYVQSFIKGIIISLGAGIYEEILFRMLLLSALYFIIIKALRINPIIGSFISILICAFIFSIMHYIGPSSDNFSISSFSFRLVAGIILSAIFVFRGLGIAVYTHAIYDILVIQKAYIIT